In a genomic window of Sutcliffiella sp. FSL R7-0096:
- the metC gene encoding cystathionine beta-lyase, with the protein MSHSFQTKLLHNRHKVDKSNGAVSVPIQHASTFHQSDIDSFGKYDYGRSANPTREALEETIAQLEEGTRGFAFSSGMAAISTAFLLLSQGDHVLISEDVYGGTYRMVSEVLTRYGVEHTFVDMTDLDKVKAAIQANTKLFYVETPSNPLLKVTDITAISTLAKSTGAWTFVDNTFLTPALQKPLELGADLVLHSATKFLSGHSDVVAGLAVAKDPVLADRLAFLQNSFGAVLGVQDAWLVLRGLKTLHVRLEQSQKSAYKIASYLEKHPAVKNVYFPGLTTHPGFTLQHRQAQGPGAVLSFELHSEGDLRKFVGEVEIPVFAVSLGAVESILSFPAKMSHAAMPEAERLKRGISNSLLRLSVGLESADDLINDFEQALQQITTARNADLEQRRVYHGNLR; encoded by the coding sequence GTGAGCCATTCTTTTCAAACGAAGCTGTTGCACAATCGCCACAAGGTAGACAAGAGCAATGGTGCTGTCAGCGTGCCCATTCAACATGCTTCCACCTTCCATCAATCAGATATCGATTCCTTTGGCAAATATGATTATGGCCGTTCTGCCAATCCGACCCGGGAGGCCCTCGAGGAAACGATCGCCCAGCTGGAAGAAGGAACAAGAGGTTTTGCCTTTTCATCCGGGATGGCGGCGATTTCGACTGCTTTCCTCCTTCTCTCACAAGGGGATCACGTATTGATCTCAGAAGACGTTTATGGTGGTACTTACCGGATGGTTTCAGAGGTGCTGACCCGCTATGGAGTGGAGCATACTTTTGTGGATATGACGGACTTGGATAAAGTGAAAGCAGCCATTCAAGCCAACACCAAGCTTTTCTACGTGGAGACACCATCTAATCCTTTGTTAAAAGTGACGGACATCACGGCGATATCCACACTTGCCAAATCCACGGGAGCCTGGACGTTTGTTGATAACACCTTCCTGACACCGGCACTGCAAAAGCCCCTGGAGCTTGGCGCGGACCTTGTCCTTCACAGTGCCACCAAGTTCCTATCCGGACATAGTGATGTGGTGGCAGGACTTGCGGTGGCAAAGGATCCCGTACTTGCGGATCGTTTAGCCTTTTTGCAAAATTCCTTCGGGGCCGTACTTGGTGTCCAAGATGCTTGGCTCGTCTTAAGAGGACTCAAGACGTTGCATGTCAGGCTCGAACAGTCACAAAAGTCAGCCTACAAGATTGCTAGTTACCTAGAAAAGCATCCTGCTGTAAAGAATGTCTATTTTCCAGGATTGACGACCCATCCCGGTTTCACGCTTCAACACAGGCAGGCTCAGGGACCAGGTGCCGTTCTTTCTTTTGAGCTACACAGTGAAGGAGACCTCCGGAAATTTGTCGGTGAGGTGGAGATCCCCGTATTTGCCGTTAGCTTAGGGGCAGTGGAATCAATCCTCTCCTTCCCGGCGAAAATGTCCCATGCGGCGATGCCAGAAGCAGAACGGTTGAAACGTGGCATCTCGAATTCTTTACTTCGCCTGTCAGTAGGCCTCGAAAGTGCGGATGATTTAATAAATGACTTTGAACAGGCATTACAACAGATAACTACAGCTAGAAATGCAGACCTAGAACAACGGAGGGTATATCATGGGAATCTTAGATAG
- the metH gene encoding methionine synthase — protein MSKPITLLEQQLQKKILIMDGAMGTMLQQANLTPDDFGGEEYDGCNENLNITAPDVIERIHVEYLNAGADIVETNTFGGTDLVLDEYDLGYKAYEINRLGAEIAKRATALVSTPEWPRFVAGSIGPTTKTLSVTGGTTFDALTDSFEEQARGLLDGGSDCLLVETSQDLLNVKCAFLGIQRAFEKTGVTIPVIISGTIEPMGTTLAGQAIDAFYVSVEHMKPLAVGLNCATGPEFMQDHIRTLSNLSKSAVSCYPNAGLPDEEGHYHETPQSLATKLAGFAEQGWLNIVGGCCGTTPDHIRAISDVMQDYKPRGNSNVSDHHSVSGIESFIYDDPSLRPIMVGERTNVIGSRKFKRLIAEKKFEEAAEVARAQVKGGAHVIDICLADPDRDELEDMKAFVQEVVKKVKVPLVIDSTDEEVIEAALKYSQGKAIINSINLEDGEERFDAIVPLVHKYGAALVVGTIDEEGMGVSAERKLEIAKRSYDLLVNKYKVSPTDIIFDPLVFPVGTGDEQYIGSANATVEGIRLIKEHFPACLTILGVSNVSFGLPPVGREVLNAVYLYHCTQAGLDYAIVNTEKLERFASIPAEEVEMAEKLLFETTDESLALFTDFYRGKKKEAKSNIPDMPLDERLAYYVVEGTKEGLLPDLELALAAYPTPLEIINGPLMNGMKEVGRLFNDNQLIVAEVLQSAEVMKASVAFLEPHMEASDTSSSKGKVLLATVKGDVHDIGKNLVDIILSNNGYNVVDLGIKVTSTDLIQAIKKEKPDIVGLSGLLVKSAQQMVLTAHDMKQSDISVPILVGGAALSRKFTDNKISKEYEGLVLYAKDAMNGLSLANQLRSPEELEVLVTEQAAKRKKLSEAEAFAGNASGDVSDSSAVATAVKVRSTVSRDVRVFTPSDTKRHLLRNISVSHVEPYINMQMLIGHHLGVKGKIEKLLAEKDERTLQVKEVVDQLLSEAKLKKLITPAAVYQYFPAQSEGDTLFIYDPEDTSKVIEQFDFPRQAKAPHLCLSDYVKSRESGVMDYVGLFAVTAGRGIRELGAAYKKEGRFLESHALQALALETAEGLAELVHQQMRDRWGFPDPVSFTMKERFSAKYQGQRFSFGYPACPNLDDQQKLFKLIQPEDIGVELTDGCMMEPEASVSAIVFAHPEARYFNVL, from the coding sequence ATGTCTAAACCTATCACACTACTAGAACAACAGCTGCAAAAGAAAATATTGATCATGGACGGCGCCATGGGAACGATGCTACAGCAAGCTAATCTTACACCTGATGATTTTGGTGGAGAAGAATACGACGGCTGTAATGAAAACCTGAATATCACCGCCCCTGATGTCATCGAGCGTATCCATGTGGAGTATTTGAACGCCGGTGCCGATATTGTGGAGACAAATACTTTCGGCGGGACTGATCTTGTCCTTGATGAATATGATCTTGGATACAAGGCTTACGAAATTAATCGTTTAGGAGCGGAAATTGCCAAGCGTGCAACAGCTCTTGTGTCCACACCGGAATGGCCCCGCTTTGTGGCAGGCTCCATCGGTCCGACAACGAAAACACTGAGCGTTACGGGTGGAACCACCTTTGATGCGTTAACAGATTCCTTTGAGGAGCAAGCACGTGGATTGCTGGACGGCGGCTCCGATTGTCTTTTAGTAGAGACGAGCCAGGACTTGCTGAATGTGAAATGTGCGTTCCTTGGGATCCAGCGAGCTTTTGAAAAAACTGGTGTCACCATCCCTGTCATCATCTCCGGTACCATCGAACCGATGGGAACCACCCTTGCAGGTCAGGCGATCGATGCATTTTACGTTTCTGTGGAGCACATGAAGCCACTTGCAGTCGGATTGAACTGTGCGACAGGTCCGGAATTCATGCAGGATCACATCCGTACGCTTTCCAACCTTTCTAAAAGTGCGGTCAGCTGCTATCCAAACGCCGGCTTGCCGGATGAGGAAGGTCATTACCATGAAACACCTCAGTCCCTTGCCACTAAGCTAGCTGGCTTTGCCGAGCAAGGTTGGCTGAACATTGTCGGCGGCTGCTGCGGGACCACCCCAGACCATATTCGCGCGATTTCGGATGTAATGCAGGATTACAAGCCGCGTGGCAATTCCAACGTTTCCGACCACCATAGCGTGTCCGGGATTGAGTCATTCATCTATGACGACCCTTCCCTACGCCCGATCATGGTCGGGGAGCGAACCAATGTCATCGGCTCCCGCAAGTTTAAGAGATTGATTGCGGAGAAGAAATTTGAAGAAGCGGCAGAAGTGGCGCGTGCCCAGGTCAAAGGCGGAGCCCACGTCATCGATATCTGCCTGGCAGATCCTGATCGCGATGAGCTGGAGGATATGAAAGCCTTTGTACAAGAGGTCGTCAAGAAAGTGAAGGTACCGCTTGTCATCGATTCCACGGACGAAGAAGTCATCGAGGCCGCTTTGAAATACTCGCAAGGAAAAGCGATCATCAATTCCATCAACCTCGAGGATGGCGAGGAGCGCTTTGACGCCATCGTACCACTTGTCCATAAATACGGTGCGGCACTTGTCGTCGGGACGATCGATGAAGAGGGGATGGGTGTCTCCGCTGAACGGAAATTGGAGATTGCCAAGCGATCCTATGATCTTTTGGTAAACAAGTACAAGGTCTCTCCGACAGATATTATCTTCGACCCACTTGTCTTCCCTGTCGGTACCGGTGATGAACAGTATATCGGTTCGGCGAATGCAACCGTTGAGGGGATCCGTCTGATAAAAGAACACTTCCCTGCCTGTCTGACGATTCTTGGCGTCAGCAACGTTTCTTTCGGGCTCCCACCTGTTGGGCGTGAAGTGCTCAATGCTGTCTATCTCTATCACTGCACACAGGCAGGCCTCGACTATGCGATCGTCAACACGGAAAAGCTGGAGCGTTTTGCTTCCATCCCAGCCGAAGAGGTTGAGATGGCTGAGAAATTGCTGTTTGAGACCACCGATGAGTCACTCGCATTATTCACTGATTTTTACCGCGGCAAAAAGAAAGAGGCAAAATCCAATATTCCGGATATGCCTCTTGATGAAAGACTTGCCTACTATGTGGTGGAAGGGACAAAAGAAGGGCTCCTCCCTGACCTTGAGCTTGCGTTGGCCGCCTATCCCACTCCACTTGAAATCATCAATGGTCCATTGATGAACGGGATGAAGGAAGTCGGCCGGCTCTTTAACGACAATCAGCTGATCGTTGCGGAAGTTCTACAAAGCGCAGAGGTCATGAAAGCATCCGTTGCTTTTCTTGAGCCACACATGGAAGCAAGCGATACCTCCTCCTCAAAAGGAAAGGTCTTGCTTGCGACTGTAAAGGGCGATGTGCATGACATCGGGAAAAACCTGGTCGACATCATTTTGAGCAACAACGGTTATAACGTGGTCGATCTCGGCATCAAAGTGACTTCCACCGACTTGATACAGGCTATCAAAAAAGAGAAACCAGATATCGTCGGCTTATCCGGGCTGCTTGTGAAATCCGCTCAACAGATGGTATTGACGGCGCATGATATGAAGCAGTCGGATATTTCGGTCCCGATTTTAGTAGGAGGGGCTGCGTTATCGAGGAAGTTCACAGATAACAAGATCTCCAAAGAATACGAAGGGCTTGTCCTGTACGCAAAAGATGCGATGAACGGCTTGTCCCTTGCCAATCAGCTTCGCTCCCCTGAGGAGTTGGAAGTGTTGGTTACCGAGCAGGCTGCGAAGCGGAAGAAGCTGAGTGAGGCCGAGGCTTTTGCAGGAAATGCTTCTGGAGATGTGTCAGATAGTAGTGCGGTGGCGACAGCCGTAAAGGTTCGTTCTACAGTCTCGCGGGATGTCCGTGTCTTCACGCCAAGTGATACAAAACGCCACCTGCTACGGAACATCTCCGTCTCCCATGTTGAGCCATACATCAATATGCAAATGTTGATTGGTCATCATCTTGGGGTGAAAGGGAAAATCGAGAAGTTGTTGGCTGAAAAAGACGAACGCACCTTGCAGGTGAAGGAAGTGGTGGATCAGTTGTTATCGGAGGCGAAGCTGAAAAAACTGATCACTCCAGCTGCCGTGTACCAATACTTCCCGGCCCAGTCAGAAGGAGATACCTTGTTCATCTATGATCCGGAAGACACGTCCAAAGTGATTGAGCAATTCGATTTTCCAAGACAGGCAAAAGCACCTCATCTCTGTTTATCCGATTATGTGAAGTCACGTGAAAGTGGCGTGATGGATTATGTGGGACTGTTTGCGGTAACTGCCGGACGAGGAATTCGCGAACTCGGTGCCGCTTATAAAAAGGAAGGCCGATTCCTGGAAAGCCATGCCCTGCAGGCTTTAGCCCTTGAGACAGCAGAAGGCCTTGCCGAACTGGTCCACCAGCAAATGCGGGACCGCTGGGGCTTCCCGGATCCTGTCAGCTTTACCATGAAGGAACGATTCTCCGCCAAGTACCAAGGCCAGCGTTTTTCGTTTGGTTACCCAGCGTGTCCAAACCTGGATGATCAGCAGAAGCTGTTCAAATTGATCCAGCCGGAGGATATCGGCGTGGAGCTGACAGATGGGTGTATGATGGAGCCGGAAGCCTCGGTGTCAGCGATTGTGTTTGCCCATCCAGAGGCTAGGTATTTCAATGTGTTGTAG
- a CDS encoding bifunctional homocysteine S-methyltransferase/methylenetetrahydrofolate reductase: protein MGILDSLQQDKILIADGAMGTLLYSFGSDCCFEELNLSHPSQIYNIHKAYLNAGANLIQTNTYAANYHKLERYGLQDQVKEINSAAVRLAKKAVADQPDAHVVGTIGGIRAIKPEAIPLEEIKRTFREQLYCLLLEGVDGILLETFYDLEELETVLQIARKETNLPIIAQVSLQEVGFLQNRVHITDALNRLESLGADIVGLNCRLGPFHMISTLEEVSIPKHAYLSAYPNASLPSYVDGKLEYESDAEYFKQTALAFRDQGVSLLGGCCGTTPAHIQAFSEALQDVAPLKEKQVKRKERKIIIPSQKKDVPTPIFEKAKKEQSIIVELDPPRKLNTEKFMSGAQALKDAGIDALTLADNSLASPRVCNTALGSIVKSDIGLRPLIHITCRDRNLIGLQSHLMGLHQLGIHDVLAVTGDPTKVGDFPGASSVYDVTSFGLINMIKQFNQGVSLSGKELGERTNFSVGAAFNPNVRVIDKAVERLEKKIDAGADYFISQPVFSEEKLLEVYHATKHIDAPIYIGIMPLISSRNANFLHHEVPGIKLTPQVLEAMNHHQDDPQQASLEGLNIAKGLLDAALELFNGIYLITPFMRYELTVELATYAKKYGPFHSSRRVQNV from the coding sequence ATGGGAATCTTAGATAGTTTACAGCAGGACAAAATATTGATTGCAGACGGTGCGATGGGGACCCTCCTCTATTCCTTCGGATCGGATTGTTGCTTTGAGGAGCTGAACCTGTCGCATCCTAGTCAAATTTATAACATCCACAAGGCTTATCTTAATGCCGGTGCGAACCTCATCCAGACAAATACGTATGCGGCCAATTATCATAAACTAGAGCGCTACGGGTTACAGGATCAGGTGAAAGAAATAAACAGCGCAGCGGTAAGGCTGGCCAAAAAAGCGGTGGCAGATCAACCTGACGCCCATGTGGTGGGTACAATTGGCGGCATCCGTGCCATCAAGCCTGAAGCCATTCCGCTTGAGGAGATCAAACGCACCTTCCGGGAGCAGCTTTACTGCCTGCTGCTTGAAGGGGTGGATGGGATCTTGCTGGAGACCTTCTATGACCTCGAGGAACTGGAAACAGTCTTGCAGATTGCTAGAAAAGAAACGAACCTGCCCATCATCGCCCAGGTTTCCCTTCAGGAAGTGGGCTTCCTGCAGAACCGCGTGCATATCACAGATGCCCTCAACCGCTTGGAATCACTTGGTGCAGATATCGTTGGCCTCAATTGTAGGTTGGGACCTTTCCACATGATTTCGACGCTCGAGGAGGTATCGATTCCAAAGCATGCCTACCTTTCTGCTTATCCTAATGCGAGCCTTCCCTCCTATGTCGACGGGAAGCTGGAGTACGAGAGTGATGCCGAATATTTTAAACAAACGGCATTGGCTTTTCGGGATCAGGGTGTGAGTTTGCTAGGGGGCTGTTGCGGGACAACGCCTGCCCATATCCAGGCTTTCTCCGAGGCGCTTCAGGACGTAGCTCCTTTAAAAGAAAAGCAGGTAAAGCGAAAAGAAAGAAAAATCATCATCCCTTCGCAAAAGAAGGACGTGCCGACACCTATTTTTGAAAAGGCAAAAAAGGAACAATCCATCATCGTGGAGCTAGATCCACCGCGTAAGTTGAACACAGAAAAATTCATGAGCGGCGCACAGGCGTTGAAGGATGCGGGCATTGATGCGCTAACGTTGGCGGACAATTCCCTTGCCTCCCCAAGGGTCTGCAACACCGCACTCGGCTCGATCGTGAAATCGGACATCGGCTTGCGCCCACTTATCCATATCACCTGTCGCGACCGAAATCTCATCGGTTTGCAATCCCACTTGATGGGACTGCATCAGCTAGGCATCCACGATGTCCTGGCCGTGACTGGTGATCCGACGAAGGTCGGTGATTTCCCTGGGGCCTCCTCCGTTTACGATGTGACGTCGTTCGGACTGATCAATATGATCAAGCAATTCAACCAGGGCGTCTCCCTTTCCGGAAAAGAGCTTGGGGAACGCACCAACTTTTCTGTCGGGGCAGCCTTCAATCCGAACGTGCGCGTCATCGATAAGGCCGTCGAACGGCTGGAGAAAAAAATAGATGCGGGAGCAGACTACTTTATCAGTCAGCCCGTCTTTTCAGAGGAAAAATTATTGGAAGTCTATCATGCTACCAAACATATCGATGCCCCCATCTATATTGGCATCATGCCGTTGATCAGCAGCAGGAACGCAAATTTCCTTCACCATGAGGTGCCGGGAATCAAGCTGACTCCACAGGTGCTTGAAGCGATGAACCATCACCAGGATGACCCGCAGCAGGCAAGCCTTGAGGGGCTGAACATCGCGAAGGGGCTGCTGGATGCGGCACTTGAACTATTCAATGGCATCTATCTGATCACACCATTCATGCGTTATGAACTGACAGTCGAGCTTGCCACCTATGCCAAAAAATACGGTCCGTTCCATTCATCCAGGAGGGTTCAAAATGTCTAA
- a CDS encoding methionine biosynthesis PLP-dependent protein: MYKTETKLAQIGNRSETATGTVNPPVYFSTAYRHEGIGQSTGYDYTRTGNPTRHVLEKAIADLEGGDQGFACSSGMAAILTILSLFKTGDHLIVCKDLYGGTYRLFEEGYKKWGLCCSYVDTTDLSRIEDAITPQTKAIFVETPTNPLMVETDLEAVSQLAKAHGILLIVDNTFYTPVLLNPITLGADIVIHSATKYLGGHNDVLAGLIVAKGAELCESLSLHHNAAGAVLSPFDSWLLIRGMKTLSLRMERHEKNAKRIADYLRQHDAITDVLYPGRGGMLSFRIQDEAWVNPLLQNLNLITFAESLGGVESFITYPATQTHADIPEKIRIETGVCNRLLRFSVGIEDAEDLIEDLEAALKAASIQKEVLS; this comes from the coding sequence ATGTATAAAACGGAAACGAAGCTTGCGCAAATTGGAAACCGCTCAGAAACTGCCACTGGAACCGTCAATCCGCCTGTTTATTTCTCCACTGCCTATCGACACGAAGGGATTGGGCAATCAACAGGTTATGACTACACAAGAACCGGAAATCCGACGCGACATGTGTTGGAAAAAGCGATTGCAGACCTCGAGGGCGGCGACCAAGGGTTTGCCTGTAGCTCCGGCATGGCTGCGATTTTGACGATCCTTTCCCTTTTCAAGACCGGTGACCATCTTATCGTATGTAAGGATTTGTACGGCGGCACATACCGTCTTTTTGAAGAAGGCTATAAGAAATGGGGACTGTGTTGTAGCTATGTGGACACGACCGATCTTTCACGTATCGAAGACGCAATCACTCCACAGACGAAGGCCATTTTTGTGGAGACTCCAACCAATCCCCTGATGGTAGAAACAGATCTTGAAGCCGTTTCCCAGCTTGCGAAAGCTCACGGAATCCTTTTGATCGTTGACAATACGTTCTACACTCCTGTTCTATTAAACCCCATAACATTAGGCGCAGACATCGTCATTCATAGCGCCACCAAATACCTTGGCGGGCATAATGATGTGCTCGCAGGACTCATTGTCGCAAAAGGCGCGGAGCTTTGTGAATCACTCTCCCTCCACCATAACGCAGCTGGCGCCGTGCTGAGTCCATTCGATTCGTGGCTATTGATTCGCGGGATGAAGACTCTCTCCCTTCGCATGGAACGGCACGAAAAGAATGCGAAGCGAATTGCTGATTACTTGAGACAACACGATGCCATCACAGATGTGCTGTATCCGGGAAGGGGCGGGATGCTCTCCTTCCGAATCCAAGATGAGGCATGGGTGAACCCGTTGCTCCAGAACCTCAACCTCATCACTTTTGCCGAAAGCCTCGGCGGCGTAGAAAGCTTCATCACGTACCCTGCCACCCAGACACATGCGGACATCCCGGAAAAAATCCGCATCGAGACCGGTGTTTGCAACAGGCTGTTGCGCTTTTCGGTCGGCATTGAAGACGCAGAAGACTTGATTGAAGACTTAGAGGCGGCGCTAAAGGCTGCTTCCATCCAAAAGGAGGTCCTATCGTGA